The proteins below are encoded in one region of Elusimicrobiaceae bacterium:
- a CDS encoding ATP-binding protein, translating into MKRIAFTGGPNGGKTTALSVLRETFGTRIEVVPEAATMIFSGGFPRKDGSPEHVRTAQRIIYYATQQMEDLTVETSSADLIVCDRGTVDAAVYWPEGVDDFFAHMGTTLEAELARYDAVIHLSPPLNAEFYQSTRVRTETLEEAASIDRKILKIWEKHPNRMVLPSMNHFFQKAGIIKDFIETLLPQENNK; encoded by the coding sequence ATGAAAAGAATAGCTTTTACCGGAGGACCTAACGGCGGAAAAACGACCGCTTTGTCAGTGCTTAGAGAAACTTTTGGCACTCGCATCGAAGTAGTGCCGGAAGCCGCCACCATGATTTTCAGCGGCGGTTTCCCTCGCAAAGACGGCAGCCCGGAACATGTGCGCACCGCTCAACGCATTATTTATTATGCCACCCAACAAATGGAAGATTTAACGGTGGAAACGTCTTCGGCAGATTTAATTGTATGCGATCGCGGCACCGTAGATGCGGCTGTTTATTGGCCGGAAGGAGTGGATGACTTTTTTGCCCACATGGGGACAACTTTAGAAGCAGAATTAGCCCGTTATGACGCAGTCATTCACCTCTCTCCTCCGCTCAATGCAGAGTTTTATCAATCTACTCGCGTACGAACAGAAACCCTAGAAGAAGCGGCCAGCATTGACCGAAAAATCTTAAAAATTTGGGAAAAACACCCCAATCGTATGGTACTCCCGTCTATGAACCACTTTTTCCAAAAAGCAGGTATCATTAAAGATTTTATTGAAACATTGCTCCCTCAGGAGAATAACAAATGA